ccaaaaattatgctaaataattctacatgatttacaattatagccaaacatgttttactaacctagcaagcacaatttgggcaaaataactctaaacaagtgtgtgcaacattcatgttttacGAGCATGTTTTATATGTTTCGAAGCACTGTTTCAGTTactatttacatgattaggcatgtatgattaggatgcttgatgatgcataatatgcatgatttgcagtgcctaaatgcttgcataacaccggggtgttacatatAGGCGGGCCTAGCCGCTACAGTAACAGCAGCAGCTGCAGATGGGTTCCAccgcaatatgtgcaacatcagatctacttttgcaacatctagagaaaacatttgcaacatacgtccgaaacagttgaaacacttgcaacatacgtctgaaacacatgTGCAGCCATTgtaaaacatatgtaacatctagatgaaacacttacaacatatgcgtgaaaacatatgcaacattcaaatgaAACACTAGCTTGCAACACAactgtgaaatatatgcaacacccggataaaacatgtgcaacatccatctgaaatagttgaaacatttggaatagacgcttgcaaaatacttgtatagccattgcaacatatacaacattctgatctacttttacaatatccacatgaaacacttgtaacatgcaTATATATGAAACATGACCGAAAGCACTGGAAACATACGTTTGTAACATGCGCTTGCAAAATCCGAGGAAGGAAGGGAGTGCGAGGTGCAGCCGGAGAAGCACGTTCCGGGTATGGCCACTCCAGATCTCGTGATGTCACGAGCTGAGATCAAGCGTCGTGGTGGCGCTGGCGTCGACCACGGCCACGACCTCCTGGTGGGGAATGGCGGCGTCAACAGAATGTCGATGCAGCGAGGGTCGGGGCATGGCGCGCAAGGGCGGGGACATGGCACGGCGTGATGAGGCGGTGTGGGCGTGGTGGGGGTGGAGCACGGCGTGATGACAGACGTGTCGCGGCTGGACACGGGATGGGGCCGCCACCGCGAGGCGACTTGGGGTGGGCGGACAGCGCGGTGAGCCGCAACGAGCGAAGCAAGGAGTTGAGGATTTATGCCGGTTATCACAGTATAGATGAGAGAGCGTAGATGGACCTGTTGGGCCGATCGCTGTATTGAAGCGAGTGCAGAGCAAAGCGTCTGATTTTTTAAGATTTTGTACTTATGTTCCGTAGCATTAATCTAGGATGGATGGCTGCCATTGCAATCCACGCGTACGTGTATGCATGTCTTGATACCGCATTTCCTGCTTTTCTTTGTTTATACCACGCCTTTAGGAGAAAGCGCTTCTTTGCGGATAAAATTTGGTAACGGATTGGGAGTTCAATCACCATTATTAATATATGCAGCATGTTTGTTTGGTCGTATTTGGTTTATAAGCCATGATTTATCCGTCTacgaatattatttttttctcacatcaaaccaaCCAACGATACTTTCAgctatgacttataagccaaacaaacaaacaaacaaggcGATAAGCTTTTGCCTTTTGCGTCCTTGTCTCTGTAACATTCATGATCCATCCCAATGTCCTGCTATCTTTATACCTTTTCTCTTGAATAATGCAAGCTGTGGCAGAAGATATTGCTTTTTAGAGCATGGTTAATAACTTAGCCGGCAGTCGGGCTGTATGACATTGCCACGTCATATAAAGCTAATACTGTAGCTAACTGTTATAATAGGCTAACTATTAACCGGCTATTAGGTTGGTTCAACACAGAGTGAGCATTTAATGTGTGCGTGTACATACACGATCTAGTGCGGTCTAGTATCCCGTGTGGCCCTTCAGGCGTGGGAGCTGGGAGGGTAGTATCGGCGCACGGGACCAGGAAGTTGGGACGTGGGTCAAGCAAGCGCCGAGTTATCGCCGGCACCGGGCTGAGAGCAGGCGTTTCCTTCTCTCTCTTATCTTCTCACTGCTCCACTTAGGATTTTGATGGCGTGTAACATGGTGCAGCCTGCTGACTAAGCCTCATTATACTTGCTCTTGGGGGCGTTCCCAGCGGATCGACGACTTCGCTAGcactaaaaagaataaaaaactAAGAGCCTAAACGCAGCAGTGAACTGGCCCCAGCACAGCAGTGAGGGTAGATGTTTTGGAAACCTGGCCCTGTTTGCCTGGCTTTCTTTGGCTTATAAGGGGCCAAAAATATTATGGGCTGATTTGatataaaagaaaaaatattatttattagttAAAAAATATGATTTATAAGTTAAATAAATTCAAACTTATTGGGATCCCAAACAGATTTGTACACGTCGCTAGCCACATGGAGAGAGCAAataaaaaatagaagaaaacgcTAGGTACATGTCAGGAAAGAAATGGGGCATGGAGTCATAGACCGAGAATTTCTGGGACAGTGTGCGAGCATGCTGCTTGAGTCCTAGCGCCTTGTTTAGATCGTAAGTTTTTTTATTCTCTCTTCGTCATATCAAATCTTTGACACATACATAAattattaaatgtagataaaaaataactaattatacagtttgattgtaaattacgagacgaatcttttaagcctagttagaccatgattgaacaataattgtcaaatacaaacgaagtgctacagtgtcaaatactaattcctaaccccaatctaaactaGGCCTAGCTGGTGATCATTAGAGCAACCACAGTGTGTCCATAAGAGCAGTCCATATGACTAAAATATTACCTATCAGCTACCTGAAACATTACGGAATCTATTAATAGAGTGGTCTATAATAAAAGCTACTCATAAGCTTATGGACTACCCATAagcaataaaaaatattattgtttCCCACTCGTCTCTCTTTTGTTGGCTGGAATGGTGGAAAGAAGGTTATTATATTTTTAATGGGCCCTCCTTATAGACTATTTGTTGGCTGAACATTGTAAGAATATAAGAATAGCTATGAATTGGTTATGTGGGTCCCATGTATATGAACTACTTGGTTCATATACATTGTGGTTGCTCTTATGTTTCCAGCCTTCTCTCTCATCTGTAcagaataaaatatgatttgtgcTAGCTATTTGGATCTTGTTGGAGACGCCCTTATGAATATGAAAGGTTGATGTTTCTCAAATCCCAATTTTCTACTATCATATATATCAAGAACTGACGTAGTGGAAAAAATAGAGCCCAACATTTTCTCTCTGCAAAAATAAAATATTTTCTTTGATTGAAATATATAAATTTTCATTTTAGAACATCCATTTAACCTTTCGAACATAATCAACCCATGTTCCAGCGTGGCCTAGAATCATTATCTTTAATTTCTCTCTTTGTGTCCAAACACAATACTCATTTAGACACTATAATCTTGTATCTAGTTGTGCTAATTTTTTCTGTTTACTCTATATGTGTTTCCATCCATTGTGTATTTTAATATGCATTTAGTTGAAACCTTAGCTCAATTTATATTAGCTCTTCTTTGCCTCTATTCTTTTTAAATCATGAATCTTTAGTTTGCCCTTTCAACTTTAGATTTTATATGTTCTTTCAATTTTCCTTTTATATGTTATTAAAAATACACTTTAGGTTGTAGACTGGATTATTATATATTCATTACAATGGCACAAATAGCCATTTCACTCTACACCATGACAATCAAGATGCTGAATTACTCTTTCAAAGAATTATATAGTGTTAATGTCTTATTAAAAACTTCCAACAATGATGTATCATAATGTTTCAGCCAAAATATATAAACATATCTAAAATAAAAACTTGACAAACTTATTATCAAAGAGTTTTAATATAATTTAAATAAATTGATAGTGTCATTGACATATGGCCTACAATGTTTACTTAGAAAATATGGTGACACATCCCATTTATATTGGTATTTAGATGCTAATTTTTGGAAAATGTTTTAATTTACTATTTTATAATGGTAGAGATGGTAATTTAAATACAAGTGAAATTTGTTCCTTTGTTCTATCTTTCATAGTGACACTTGTGGGTAATCTAAAAGTAAATTTAGGGGTTACTTcatattatctttcataatggtaaACGTGAGTGATTTAGATAAAAATGAGGGGGTTATTGTTCATTACCCTTAACAATTGGATATGTGGATAACTTTAAGTCTTTAACACAAATTTatgatttatttttattttttataatcacagGGGTGggataatttagatgcaaaatttaGAAGGTTACATAATGTATTTTTTAATAACAATAGATGTGCAAAATTTTGTAGAAATAACATAGACTGTTATCAGTCATGATAATTGGCTAGAGTCTACAAATCAAATGTCAGATGTCTGATTATTATGATAATTTCTAGAATTTAACTTTTTTCTAGGCATGCCTTGTGAGGATTAACATGTGCGCTCTTTTGAAAGCTCCAATTAGTAATATTAAGATAAAGGCACAGTACCAAGATAATTTTATAATATTTAGTCTCATAGCTTGGCCAAACATATACAACGCACCTTATAAAAAACATATACACCGTCCATAGTACAAAATATTTGCAAGTCAACTATACTACGGGCATATGTATTGTGTTTCTTTATTATATTGCTTTGTAGCCAAAAACAAAAACATTAAGATCGATTGAGGACAACTCACTGCTCCACTACAATTCTGGTGCTTCTAGATTTGTGCCACGTAGTTTCTCAATTTGCATGGAAGCACATCTCGAGGCAGAGATGTGTAGTACTGAAACTTACAGAGATGTTTTTATCCAAATGTAAATTTTAGAGAGGTTTCATCACAATATTATGATTTTGGTCGTACATTAACATGTAGTATCATTCAATCTTCAGGGCGCCGACTGCAGCAGTAACTAACCTGACCACTAGCTAGACCTCTATCAATCTTGGTTGCCCATACCAATGAATAGCAAGTGAAAATTTTAATAGATGAAGTTGTTTTTAGCTTTTGAGAATGTTTGTGACTTATTAGCGTAAGTACAACAATTGTCTTATAGCCAAACTAATCAATACTCTAGTATCTAATCCTCACAAGGCATGCCTTGTGAGGCACAACAATTGTCTTCCACAAACTATCAATACCATATGCTACCACTCTAGTATCTGGCAACAAACTATTGATCATCTTTTCGTGAaaacataaacttgtatgatcacCTAGAATCTCTTATAATTTAGGATAAATCTTAAATGCTTAATGAGTCCTCTAGCAATTTCTAAAATTTGTGACATATTTCCTTTTTCTCCAACACATTTCATTATTAATAAGCATAATTTCTAAAATATATATGCTAAAAGTTTAAAATATGGAGTATAATTACCTCTTAATAAAATATTGAGCAATATATTTtgaaattgacgaagtcaccattgTCGGTATGTGAGTCGCTCACCTTTAAAAGAATAATTCTATTAAATTGtaaaataaatttagaaaaatgtaAATACTTATACGAAATTGGGTGGATTGGTTCCAACctaaggaacctaacaaaatataTTAGTGTTGGAAGCAAGAAAAATTAGTGTTCAACTATGCCCCTTGAATAAAGGAAATTAGTGTTccaatgaaaaaaaaaatggTCCACCTAATTTGTTGGAAGCAAAGTTCAAAACTCATGAGAAAATAACCATAATACATTAAATTTCCGATCAAACGGCCAGAGACAGTTCTGAACAAGACGTTGAACTtgggtagtgtttagttcccaaaattttttaagattctccgtcacatcgaatctttggacgcatgcatgaagcattaaatataaataaaaaataaaactaattacacagtttagacgaaattcacgagacaaatcttttaagcctaattaaactataattaaacactaattgctaaataacaatgaAAATACTATAGTACTATTTTGTAAAAAATTTCGTCAAAACTAAACAAGCCCTTGCTACTCCTATCTGTCAGTCTCGCGCCCTTGATGCTTCTGAATTTAATAGCACTGGCGGTTGCACTTCTCCCACGACGGTGGCCATAGTTTAGTGGCTGCAGTACAGGCTCCACTTgggggcgaggaggaggaggcgggtgCCGCTCCTGTGGCCTCGCCATGTGCTCTCTCCCCCCGTCCtcggctcctcctccctcctcggtaTCTACATGACATTATGCCAAGATCTCCCTCTCTGATCTGACCACCGCTGCCATTTGCGTCTGCTCCTCGCAAACCCCTGTGTCGCTTTGCCCTTCGTTTCGCCAACTATAAAACCGGGGGTCCTGCGGTGTGTGACCTTTTTATACCGATGTGCAGTGCAGGGTCAACTTCGTCAGGCTTCCTGGGTCACACTGTAAGTACACTGGGCTGGGGGAGTGAGTGCCTCCTGTTCTTGATTGACTGACTGCTCTTGGATGCTCATCGATCTTGGTTGCTGCTTTTTGCTAACCCCTTTCTGCCGATCTGTTCTGTTCACTCTTTTCTGAAAGTATACTTTTGGTTCAGTTGAGTTGCTATATAGTATTTCAGAGTGTGGGGGCCGAGATCCACGAGACCACAACATGTTTGAAATACCTGCAATTATTTACTAATATACTGTCGAATTCTTTGATATGATTTCCAAACTTACATGGTATGATGAGCTCGAGTTTAGCTGACTCTACCCAGCTGAAAGTATTAGAAGTTTGTATATTTGATTCATTGTTTAGTTCTTTTCTGTGTTCACTGCATCCATAGTTTAGTTGTTTTCTTTTCTGTGTGATTCTGTTCTCTTCATTTGATTCCTACTGTTGTCAATTCTCAATCGGTCCGAAATGCCACTTCAAAACATTTGATGGTAACTCCACTCTGAATTTCATTACTACTCAGAAACTGTAAAGATGGGGTGTGGCCCATCAATCCCCGAGAAGTACAGCATACGAGGGAAGGGGCGCAAGCGCCGGAGCATCATACACGAGGTTGCTGTGTTCGTGCCCACCATCCGCATACCGGTGGCTTCTGACATAGCTCATCCGCTCAGGGGAATAGTTTCCAAGGATCTCGTCGATCGCCTCTCCACACTCCGTGCTCATGTCGTCGCGCTGGCTGAAGAAATCTGTATGTTCATCACTGATCTGTGGTTACTATACTACTGCTCTGCTCACCAGCGGAACTTGGTTGTTGTAAAAGGTTCTGATTTACTGTTTTAATTGGTGACCTCATCCTATGCAAAGATTCTGCGGACGTATCAGCTGTTCAAGAACTGCAACATGCGTTAGAGGAGTACTTGCCAGTTGTTCTTGGTTTAACAATGAAAGGTTTCAACTTTTTCTTATTCACTTCTATATAATCTCTTCTGTATAATCTTCATGGTTAATTACTCAAAGATTTATAATGACATTTTCATTGATCGGAACAGAGAGCCGTCTTGAATCGTCAGTACAATTCAGATGGAAGACCTTAGACGATGACCAGGTGATAGTTTGGCACCTTTGCTATTTTATTGcgttggaatggagggagtattatttgGATGCCTTTACTGATTGAATTACAAGAGGTTTATTTCTTATTCAGGAGTGTTGTTTGGCGAGTGCATGGTATGAGGTGCTCTCAGTGGTCCACATGATGGCCATGCttgcattgtttgaggctaatcTATTACTCATTCCAAAGAACAGTCAAGCTGGTGGTGAAAGGAAGGTATCAGAAGGTCTGTTCATCTTTTTGTTACTACtagcaattttttttttcatactTGTCTCTAATTTCTTGCCAATCTTGATGACggcctcaagtgaagaagatagtTTTGATCACACTGGCAGTATTCAATTACGGACACCGTAGAAAGATTACTGTAACAATAGTACATAATACTTTTGGTAGCAACATAAGGAGGAGTATATCTCCTCATGAATACTTTGTCCCATATGTAAAATTGGGGAAATGACACTTTGTGATTACTTCTGCAGATGCAAAGAAGGATGTTGTCGATTCATTGCTCAGGGCTTCAGGATGCTTAGACTATTCCGTGCATCGCATACTTGCTCAAATACCTGCACAAGTCAAGTATGCACTCATCCTTCAATGCATGTTAGCCAGGAGAAGTTTGAAGTTATCACCTTTGAATGTTCCTTTAAGCAAGTGCTTACTATACCTTGTGCTTTCAACTGCAGAAAGAGTTTTCCTAGTTACTTGCAGGAGGGTATGCTTGAGGCCATCTCAATTCAGGCATTGGCTCAGGCAAGTTCACCTGTTATACTTATATATCTATTTTTTTATATTATGGTGCCGAATTTGTAATTATCTTGTACTGTCCCAACTGCACAAAACAGTGTGTAGAAATACAGCTTGGCTTGGCTTCTGAATGTGAAAAGGCAACATTGTCAGTAAAGAGGAGGCTAGCCTGTGAGCAAGTCAGTTATTTTTCTCAGGTCAGTAATGCATAACAAAGTCCTACAATTGACATTTTCTTCAGTTATTTCGGCGTCAACAATATTTCTACTTATTTATGCTCAGGCTCACTATTGTCTGTCGGGATGCGATACAAGTGACTCGTATGGAAAAAAGCTTCTGCTGTTCCTGAAGTGGAAATGCATGGAGGCTAAGGTTGTCTGAAGACAACATAATCCCTTCAGAGTACCCAAAACTGAATTTCTGATGTTAATTTGTTATCTTGCCCATCAGGCTGTAGCATATTACTACCATGGTCTCGTACTGGACAAGGGCGGTGAACCGGCCAACCATATCAGCGCAGTCTGCTGCCTCTCTGCAGCTGATGACCTACTTTCAGACAGCAAAAGGGCTTGCTTGAGTTTCTGCCTGGCAAATCCTGTCACAAGGTCTGATACTACATTACTACTCCAACATAACTAATAGGTTAAATTAATCAAAATATGTGCTGACGGGATCTTTTACTTATTCAATTGTACGTAGGGTACCTCCTCCTTGGGGTGTCATGAAAAACATGCACAAAAAAATTCCAGATGTGGCTTACAAGAAGTTTCAAGTGTATGGGCATCTGTTTGAGCAAAACAAGAATAGGTAAATCCCCAGATCCCAGGACCAACTCTACATCTGAAATGGCAAAGTTTACAGTTGGAAGGTGGTTGTTTGTTGATTCTAATTGCTTTTGCCCAAAAACAATATTCAGAGCATGTTGAAAATTGAAATGGAAGTCTGCTTGAATTAAGCTCAAGAACATAGATGAACAACCTATATCATTCATATTTATTGTTTTGCTCTAGTGGTAATTTCACTACTTTCCTGGTGCAGCACACTTCAATCGGTTCCTGATCTACCAGAGTTTGCGCTGTCACTGAGACCAGAAGGATATGAGTTGCCAAGCACTGATTCAATCTGGGAGAATGTTAATGGCCAACCTCAGATTCAGAGCCTCAAGGAGCATCTGAACGATGGCGAAGATGAAGTAGATTTAAAATGATAGTTCTCACTTCCAAATGCTTCCTTTCATTGTACCACCAAAGGTAGCAGAAGTTATACTCTAGAATTCAAAATGCTTAACCCAAAATGTTTTGGATTCAGCATATGCCACAACTGCATCTGTATAATTGCAACGATTACCGTATGAAATAGTAAAGTCTTGATGTATAAAAGAATAATAAATAATAGGAAAGAATAGTTGGTTTCTTACTGTAATCGCCTTAATTTTACTTTCCCAACTGGAAGAACAGAgcatcacagaaaaaaaaaaactatggcACACATTTCAATAATAAAACAATAATTGTCCATTAGCCTGGGTGTGCTCATTCATCATGTGCATGAAAGTTAGAACTTGATCTGTAGTAGACAATTTGAAAGGTCAGTCTCAACTGTTTACTAATTGTCGGGGTTATGTAAATGGGATACCCCAAAGCATGGCTTTAAGAGCCGATTAGGCGATGGCCCAGCTGGCCACCAGCCCAGCTAAACACGGCCTGCCTCGACTCCTCGCCCTCGAGCCAAACAAGGCCCACCTCGTACTCTCCCACCTCTCGACCACCTACAGCCTTGGCCGCAAAGGAAAGGACGAGAGGTGGGAAGACACATATAGTACGCGTGCCCTGTCCGGGCACGCACGCGTACACTCCGCCAAGTACAAGGAGGATAGCAGCCTGTCTGACAATTCGGATATAGGGCAGAGCGTCGCCTCGGTCAGCACCCTGTTGACAGACAAGACCACACCAGGGCATCGCTACGTCACTCCCGTGTGGCTCAACACCACCCAAGTCCCGTCCAGCCTGATGGACGGGTGTACGATCACACCCACCATGATGTGGGGACCACAACTGGGGAGTCCGCTCTCCCACTCTGACCGGATCCTATGCCCCCGATCCGACCTCAGGAGGTCGGGGCAACAGGATCCCGACCTCGGGAGCAGGCAGCCCGCGATGGAACAACCACTCTCCCCGTATAGTGACATCGCGACTTCTCTCCGCCACGATGATAGCAAGCAAGCCATACCAGGCATGGGAGTTGGTGATCAACCACCACTCCCGTTGCACCGCCATGGTCGGAATAGTACCGCCACCGTATGCCACGCCTTGGCGTAAGGAGCAAGCTGAAGACGACCATACCTCGACGTGACAACAAGTCCAGACGGACTACTTAACAAGCACGCTAGCTTCTCCACCCTTCGGGCTCCTGGCCACTCGGACTAGGAGAACCCTTACTTTGCATGTAACCTAGCCCCGCGACTATATAAGGGGAGCCAGGCCTTCTTCGAAGGATAGACTCCAAGTTGATTGACTTCCAGTGGATCGACTTCCTACGATAGGTTTCCCCTTTCTCAAACTCTTCCCTCCAGTAGGACTGTAGCTTTGTATACCCCCTGTTGTAAGCCTTTTAGAGCATTTTGGCATTGAGGAACATGTACTCACACGTCTCTGGCACTACACGTAGAGCTTCGtcccgaacctgtataaatcctTTTGTGTCTTGGGTGCTAGCCATCGAATCCCTTAAGCAGCGCAGCGATAAATTTACTGGTCGGTTCTTAAAACACCGACACTAATCCAGTTGTCGGACAAGGTTATTTTTGTACACTTCATGATCCTTCCGAATGAGTCCAACGGCCTGAACAGTAAATGTGAAGAAATGCTTTAAGGTCTGGATCAACAAAAATG
This sequence is a window from Miscanthus floridulus cultivar M001 chromosome 10, ASM1932011v1, whole genome shotgun sequence. Protein-coding genes within it:
- the LOC136490193 gene encoding uncharacterized protein produces the protein MGCGPSIPEKYSIRGKGRKRRSIIHEVAVFVPTIRIPVASDIAHPLRGIVSKDLVDRLSTLRAHVVALAEEIYSADVSAVQELQHALEEYLPVVLGLTMKESRLESSVQFRWKTLDDDQECCLASAWYEVLSVVHMMAMLALFEANLLLIPKNSQAGGERKVSEDAKKDVVDSLLRASGCLDYSVHRILAQIPAQVKKSFPSYLQEGMLEAISIQALAQCVEIQLGLASECEKATLSVKRRLACEQVSYFSQAHYCLSGCDTSDSYGKKLLLFLKWKCMEAKAVAYYYHGLVLDKGGEPANHISAVCCLSAADDLLSDSKRACLSFCLANPVTRVPPPWGVMKNMHKKIPDVAYKKFQVYGHLFEQNKNSTLQSVPDLPEFALSLRPEGYELPSTDSIWENVNGQPQIQSLKEHLNDGEDEVDLK